A stretch of Myceligenerans xiligouense DNA encodes these proteins:
- a CDS encoding GntR family transcriptional regulator, translating to MTTEDVTTPAVEAAFAGALSKSQLAYDYLRDRIALHELSPGYRLVLRSIADELAMSVVPVREAIRRLEAEGLVTYERNVGARVAMVDEQGYVDAMQALGVVEGAATGLSAPRVSAADLERATEVNEHLRSLLDHFDPHAFTALNRQFHSVLFESCPNQLLLDMVHRGWAQLSGLRDSTFAFVPGRARDSVAEHAHILDLIARGADRLEIEIAARNHRWATMQAFLDARAAGAVPHPPRHTETR from the coding sequence ATGACCACCGAGGACGTGACGACGCCGGCCGTGGAGGCCGCCTTCGCCGGCGCGCTCAGCAAGTCCCAGCTCGCGTACGACTACCTGCGCGACCGCATAGCGCTCCACGAGCTCAGCCCGGGCTACCGCCTCGTGCTGCGGAGCATCGCCGACGAGCTCGCGATGAGCGTCGTGCCCGTGCGCGAGGCGATCCGGCGGCTGGAGGCCGAAGGCCTGGTGACGTACGAGCGCAACGTGGGCGCGCGGGTCGCGATGGTCGACGAGCAGGGATACGTCGACGCCATGCAGGCACTCGGCGTGGTCGAGGGCGCGGCGACCGGGCTCTCGGCGCCCCGTGTCTCCGCCGCGGATCTCGAGCGGGCGACGGAGGTGAACGAGCATCTGCGCTCGCTGCTGGACCACTTCGACCCGCACGCGTTCACCGCCCTGAACCGGCAGTTCCACTCGGTGCTGTTCGAGTCGTGCCCCAACCAGCTGCTGCTCGACATGGTCCACCGCGGCTGGGCCCAGCTCTCCGGGCTGCGCGACTCCACGTTCGCGTTCGTGCCGGGCCGGGCCCGCGACTCGGTGGCCGAGCACGCCCACATCCTCGACCTGATCGCCCGCGGCGCCGACCGGCTCGAGATCGAGATCGCCGCGCGCAACCACCGGTGGGCGACCATGCAGGCCTTCCTGGACGCTCGTGCCGCCGGCGCCGTGCCCCACCCACCTCGACACACGGAGACACGATGA
- a CDS encoding DNA-3-methyladenine glycosylase family protein produces the protein MVHHVSARPLDVGLTLGPLGHGPFDPAFHRAGDGSVWRTTLTSTGPVTQRFMTVGPREVLVHLWGDGAPQSADELPILLGEDEDTTGFAPPAKLRDAQRRATGLRLVVTGMVLEALVPAVLEQRVQTPIAHRAWRRLLARYGLRAPGPAPAGMRVVPDARTWARIPEWDWHRAGIDPARARTITRCAAVAPRLEEASAMPRAEARSRLERVVGVGAWTSAETAQRAFGDADAVSVGDFHLAATVGWVLTGRRTDDVGMLRLLDPYTPYRHRLTRLVLLDHHPGAPRRGPRRPLSEYRAF, from the coding sequence ATGGTCCACCATGTCTCCGCCCGGCCCCTGGATGTCGGCCTGACACTGGGGCCCCTGGGGCATGGGCCGTTCGACCCGGCGTTCCACCGGGCGGGCGACGGGTCCGTCTGGCGTACCACGCTGACGAGTACCGGCCCGGTCACGCAGCGGTTCATGACCGTCGGGCCGCGGGAGGTCCTGGTGCACCTCTGGGGCGACGGCGCCCCGCAGTCTGCCGACGAGCTCCCGATACTGCTCGGCGAGGACGAGGACACGACCGGGTTCGCCCCGCCCGCGAAGCTCCGCGACGCGCAGCGGCGCGCGACCGGCCTGCGGCTGGTGGTCACCGGCATGGTCCTGGAGGCGCTCGTCCCGGCCGTGCTGGAACAGCGCGTCCAGACCCCCATCGCGCACCGTGCCTGGCGGCGGCTCCTGGCCCGGTACGGTCTCCGGGCCCCGGGCCCGGCGCCGGCGGGAATGCGCGTGGTCCCCGACGCCCGCACGTGGGCGCGGATCCCGGAGTGGGACTGGCACCGTGCGGGCATCGATCCCGCCCGGGCCCGGACCATCACCCGCTGTGCCGCCGTCGCGCCGCGGCTGGAGGAAGCCTCGGCCATGCCGCGTGCCGAGGCGCGGTCCCGGCTGGAGCGGGTGGTCGGTGTGGGTGCCTGGACGTCGGCGGAGACCGCGCAGCGCGCGTTCGGCGACGCCGACGCCGTCTCGGTGGGTGACTTCCACCTCGCGGCCACCGTCGGGTGGGTCCTGACCGGCCGGCGCACCGACGACGTCGGCATGCTGCGGCTCCTGGACCCCTACACCCCGTACCGCCACCGCCTCACCCGGCTCGTCCTCCTGGACCACCACCCCGGGGCACCCCGGCGTGGTCCCCGCCGCCCCCTCTCCGAGTACCGCGCCTTCTGA
- a CDS encoding fumarylacetoacetate hydrolase family protein: MLGDDVVAALAEELADADRTNAVIPRITARHPDATIEDSYAIQGVWRDRMLAAGRRLVGRKIGLTSRAMQQATGIDEPDYGVMFDDTVHSSGAEIPVDRFSNVRIEVELAFVLARPLEGPGCTLEDALAATDHVVPALEVLNSHIELEGRTIVDTISDNAAYGAMVLGATRRRPDEVDLRWVPGLLYRNGEIEETGVAAGVLDHPARGVAWLANKFHHHGARLEAGEIILAGSFTRPLWVSRGDEVLADYGPMGTITCRFI; encoded by the coding sequence ATGCTCGGCGATGACGTCGTCGCGGCCCTCGCCGAGGAGCTCGCCGACGCCGACCGCACGAACGCCGTGATCCCGCGGATCACCGCGCGCCACCCGGACGCGACGATCGAGGACTCGTACGCGATCCAGGGGGTGTGGCGGGACCGGATGCTCGCGGCCGGGCGGCGTCTCGTGGGCCGCAAGATCGGCCTCACGTCCAGGGCGATGCAGCAGGCCACGGGCATCGACGAACCCGACTACGGCGTGATGTTCGACGACACGGTCCACTCGAGCGGCGCGGAGATCCCGGTGGACCGGTTCTCGAACGTGCGCATCGAGGTCGAGCTCGCGTTCGTGCTGGCCAGACCCCTGGAGGGTCCCGGCTGCACGCTCGAGGACGCCCTCGCGGCGACCGACCACGTGGTGCCGGCGCTCGAGGTGCTCAACTCCCACATCGAGCTCGAAGGCCGCACGATCGTGGACACGATCAGTGACAACGCCGCCTACGGCGCCATGGTCCTGGGTGCGACCCGCAGGCGGCCGGACGAGGTCGACCTGCGCTGGGTGCCCGGGCTCCTGTACCGCAACGGCGAGATCGAGGAGACCGGCGTCGCCGCGGGCGTCCTGGATCATCCGGCGCGCGGCGTGGCGTGGCTCGCCAACAAGTTCCACCACCACGGCGCCCGGCTGGAGGCCGGCGAGATCATCCTGGCCGGCTCGTTCACGCGGCCCCTGTGGGTCTCGCGGGGCGACGAGGTGCTGGCCGACTACGGACCGATGGGAACCATCACATGCCGATTCATCTGA
- the hpaE gene encoding 5-carboxymethyl-2-hydroxymuconate semialdehyde dehydrogenase: protein MTDQTTRHLPAGLPDRIQHYIGGKLVDSVDGDTFDVLEPVTNEVYVRAAAGKAADVALAVAAAREAFVNGPWPRMLPRERSRVLHRIADIVESRDARLAELESFDSGLPITQALGQARRAAENFRFFADLVVAQSDDTFKVPGRQINYVNRKPIGVAGLITPWNTPFMLESWKLGPALATGNTVVLKPAEFTPLSASLWAGIFEEAGLPDGVFNLVNGLGEDAGDALVKHPDVPLISFTGESSTGQLIFANAAPYLKGLSMELGGKSPAVVFADADLEAAIDATIFGVFSLNGERCTAGSRILVERSVYDEFVERYAERAERVVVGDPQDPRTEVGALVHPEHYEKVVSYIEIGRSEGRLVAGGGRPEGFEAGNYVAPTVFADVPPSARIFQEEIFGPVVAITPFDTEEEALALANGVRYGLAAYVWTNDLKRAHNFAQSVEAGMVWLNSNNVRDLRTPFGGVKASGLGHEGGYRSIDFYTDQQAVHITLGEVHNPTFGKGA, encoded by the coding sequence ATGACCGACCAGACGACCCGCCACCTGCCCGCCGGGCTGCCCGACCGTATCCAGCACTACATCGGCGGCAAGCTCGTCGACTCGGTCGACGGCGACACGTTCGACGTGCTCGAACCCGTGACCAACGAGGTCTACGTCCGGGCGGCGGCGGGCAAGGCGGCCGACGTCGCTCTTGCCGTCGCCGCCGCGCGCGAGGCGTTCGTGAACGGACCCTGGCCCAGGATGCTGCCGCGCGAGCGCTCGCGGGTCCTGCACCGGATCGCGGACATCGTCGAGTCCCGTGACGCGCGGCTCGCCGAGCTGGAGAGCTTCGACTCCGGTCTGCCGATCACGCAGGCGCTGGGGCAGGCGCGCCGGGCCGCGGAGAACTTCCGGTTCTTCGCCGACCTCGTCGTGGCGCAGTCGGACGACACCTTCAAGGTGCCCGGACGCCAGATCAACTACGTGAACCGCAAGCCGATCGGCGTGGCAGGCCTCATCACGCCGTGGAACACGCCGTTCATGCTCGAGTCCTGGAAGCTCGGCCCGGCGCTGGCGACCGGCAACACCGTGGTGCTCAAGCCCGCGGAGTTCACGCCGCTGTCGGCGTCGCTGTGGGCCGGCATCTTCGAGGAGGCGGGGCTGCCCGACGGCGTGTTCAACCTCGTCAACGGCCTGGGGGAGGACGCAGGGGATGCCTTGGTCAAGCACCCGGACGTGCCGCTGATCTCGTTCACGGGGGAGAGCAGCACCGGGCAGCTCATCTTCGCCAACGCCGCCCCGTACCTCAAGGGCCTGTCGATGGAGCTGGGCGGCAAGTCCCCGGCCGTCGTCTTCGCGGACGCCGACCTGGAGGCCGCGATCGACGCCACGATCTTCGGCGTCTTCTCGCTCAACGGCGAGCGCTGCACCGCCGGCAGCCGCATCCTGGTCGAGCGTTCGGTCTACGACGAGTTCGTCGAGCGGTACGCCGAGCGGGCCGAGCGCGTCGTGGTCGGCGACCCGCAGGACCCGAGGACCGAGGTCGGCGCGCTGGTGCACCCCGAGCACTACGAGAAGGTCGTCTCCTACATCGAGATCGGCAGGTCCGAGGGCCGGCTGGTGGCCGGCGGCGGGCGCCCGGAGGGCTTCGAGGCCGGCAACTACGTCGCGCCGACCGTCTTCGCGGACGTCCCGCCGTCCGCCCGGATCTTCCAGGAGGAGATCTTCGGCCCGGTCGTGGCGATCACGCCGTTCGACACCGAGGAGGAGGCCCTGGCCCTGGCCAACGGGGTCAGGTACGGGCTGGCCGCCTACGTGTGGACGAACGATCTCAAGCGCGCGCACAACTTCGCGCAGAGCGTCGAGGCGGGGATGGTCTGGCTCAACTCGAACAACGTGCGCGACCTGCGCACCCCGTTCGGCGGGGTCAAGGCCTCCGGCCTCGGGCACGAGGGCGGCTACCGCTCGATCGACTTCTACACCGACCAGCAAGCCGTGCACATCACGCTCGGCGAGGTGCACAACCCGACTTTCGGCAAGGGAGCCTGA
- the hpaD gene encoding 3,4-dihydroxyphenylacetate 2,3-dioxygenase, with protein sequence MTDPIPTPLAPPPDILRCAYMELVVTDLTASRNFYADVLGLVVTEEDEDTVYLRSLEEFIHHNLVLRKGPVAAVAAFSYRVRSPEELDRAVAFYTELGCRVERRAEGFTQGIGDSVRVTDPLGFPYEFFYDVDHVERLAWRYDLHTPGALVRLDHFNQVTPDVPRAVKFMEDLGFRVTEDIQDGEGTTYAAWMRRKPTVHDTAMTGGDGPRMHHVAFATHEKHNIIAICDKLGALRLSDRIERGPGRHGVSNAFYLYLRDPDGHRVEIYTQDYWTGDPDNPVVTWDVHDNQRRDWWGNPVVPSWYTEASLVLDLDGNPQPVVARTDTSEMEVTIGADGFSYTRPEDDADALPSWKQGEYKLGHQL encoded by the coding sequence ATGACCGACCCCATCCCGACACCACTCGCGCCGCCGCCGGACATCCTGCGGTGCGCGTACATGGAGCTGGTGGTCACCGACCTGACCGCCTCCCGGAACTTCTACGCCGACGTGCTGGGCCTCGTGGTCACCGAGGAGGACGAGGACACCGTCTACCTGCGCAGCCTGGAGGAGTTCATCCATCACAACCTCGTGCTGCGCAAGGGCCCGGTGGCCGCCGTCGCCGCCTTCTCCTACCGGGTGCGCAGCCCTGAGGAGCTCGACCGGGCCGTGGCGTTCTACACCGAGCTGGGCTGTCGGGTGGAGCGCCGCGCGGAGGGCTTCACCCAGGGCATCGGCGACTCGGTACGGGTGACCGATCCGCTGGGATTCCCCTACGAGTTCTTCTACGACGTCGACCACGTCGAGCGTCTGGCCTGGCGGTACGACCTGCACACCCCTGGCGCCCTGGTGCGCCTGGACCACTTCAACCAGGTCACCCCCGACGTGCCGCGCGCCGTGAAGTTCATGGAGGACCTCGGCTTCCGCGTCACGGAGGACATCCAGGACGGCGAGGGCACGACGTACGCCGCGTGGATGCGCCGCAAGCCGACCGTGCACGACACGGCGATGACGGGTGGCGATGGCCCGCGCATGCACCACGTCGCGTTCGCCACCCACGAGAAGCACAACATCATCGCGATCTGCGACAAGCTCGGCGCCCTGCGCCTGAGCGACCGCATCGAGCGGGGCCCGGGCCGGCACGGCGTGTCCAACGCGTTCTACCTGTACCTGCGCGACCCCGACGGGCACCGGGTGGAGATCTACACGCAGGACTACTGGACGGGCGACCCCGACAACCCCGTGGTGACGTGGGACGTGCACGACAACCAGCGCCGCGACTGGTGGGGCAATCCCGTGGTGCCGTCCTGGTACACGGAGGCGTCGCTCGTCCTGGACCTGGACGGCAACCCGCAACCGGTCGTCGCCCGCACGGACACCTCGGAGATGGAGGTGACGATCGGCGCGGACGGGTTCTCCTACACCCGCCCGGAGGACGACGCCGACGCGCTGCCGTCGTGGAAGCAGGGCGAGTACAAGCTGGGGCACCAGCTGTGA
- a CDS encoding HpcH/HpaI aldolase family protein, with the protein MPIHLTLPPTFRDRIASAGRPQIGMWVCTGSPLVAEICAGAGLDWLLIDGEHSPIGLETTAALLRAVAPYPVTSLVRVPSGDAVVLKQLLDLGAQNVLVPMVDTAEQARAVVRAVRYPPRGVRGVGAALSRGARWNRVENYMADADRHVSLFVQIESATAVGNAAAIAAVDGIDGVFVGPSDLAASMDLLGQQTHPDVIAAVRSTFEAVRAAGKPVGVNAFDPSMARAYLDAGASFVLVGADVTLLARGSEALADTWIDEK; encoded by the coding sequence ATGCCGATTCATCTGACCCTCCCGCCCACGTTCCGCGACCGCATCGCCTCGGCCGGCCGGCCGCAGATCGGCATGTGGGTGTGCACCGGCAGCCCGCTCGTCGCGGAGATCTGCGCGGGCGCCGGCCTCGACTGGCTCCTGATCGACGGCGAGCACTCGCCGATCGGCCTGGAGACCACCGCGGCGCTGCTCCGGGCGGTGGCCCCGTACCCGGTCACCTCGCTCGTGCGCGTGCCGTCGGGCGATGCCGTCGTGCTCAAGCAGCTGCTCGACCTGGGCGCGCAGAACGTGCTGGTACCCATGGTCGACACGGCGGAGCAGGCCCGCGCCGTCGTGCGGGCCGTGCGCTACCCGCCGCGCGGCGTGCGCGGGGTGGGCGCCGCGCTGTCCCGCGGCGCCCGCTGGAACCGCGTCGAGAACTACATGGCCGACGCCGACCGCCACGTCTCGCTGTTCGTGCAGATCGAGTCCGCGACCGCCGTCGGGAACGCGGCCGCCATCGCGGCGGTCGACGGCATCGACGGCGTGTTCGTCGGCCCGTCCGACCTCGCCGCCTCCATGGACCTGCTGGGACAGCAGACGCACCCGGACGTGATCGCGGCGGTGCGCAGCACGTTCGAGGCCGTGCGCGCGGCCGGCAAGCCCGTCGGGGTCAACGCCTTCGACCCGTCCATGGCCCGCGCCTATCTCGACGCGGGGGCGTCCTTCGTCCTCGTCGGAGCCGACGTCACGCTGCTCGCCCGCGGGTCGGAGGCGCTCGCGGACACGTGGATCGACGAGAAATAG
- a CDS encoding metal ABC transporter permease: MTLLDLLLEPLQYDFMVRAIVTTVVAAVVCALLSCWLVLVGWSLMGDAVSHAVLPGVVIAYVLGVPFAIGALVFGFLAVALIGAIRGTSRVKEDAAIGIVFTTLFALGLVLISVTPSQTDLNHIIFGNILGVSEAELVQIAILAAIAFVVLVVKRRDLTLYAFDRMHAHAIGLSPRFLGALLLGLLALTAVVALQVVGVILVVAMLIIPGATAYLLTDRFGRMLVIAPVMSVLCSVVGIYLSYWLDAASGGLVVVAQGVAFTLVYLFAPRHGLLGKRLAAGRRRVGARPGAV; encoded by the coding sequence ATGACCCTCCTCGACCTGCTCCTGGAGCCGCTGCAGTACGACTTCATGGTCCGCGCGATCGTGACCACGGTCGTCGCGGCCGTCGTGTGCGCGTTGCTGTCCTGCTGGCTCGTCCTGGTGGGCTGGTCGCTGATGGGCGACGCCGTCTCCCACGCCGTCCTGCCCGGCGTCGTCATCGCGTACGTGCTCGGCGTGCCGTTCGCGATCGGGGCGCTCGTGTTCGGGTTCCTCGCCGTCGCGCTGATCGGCGCGATCCGCGGCACGAGCCGCGTCAAGGAGGACGCGGCGATCGGGATCGTGTTCACCACCCTGTTCGCGCTCGGCCTGGTGCTCATCTCCGTCACCCCGAGCCAGACGGACCTCAACCACATCATCTTCGGCAACATCCTGGGCGTCTCCGAGGCGGAACTGGTCCAGATCGCGATCCTGGCCGCCATCGCCTTCGTGGTGCTGGTCGTCAAGCGCCGCGACCTGACCCTGTACGCGTTCGACCGCATGCACGCCCACGCCATCGGGCTCTCGCCGCGGTTCCTCGGGGCGCTGCTGCTGGGGCTGCTCGCCCTGACCGCCGTCGTCGCGCTCCAGGTGGTCGGGGTGATCCTGGTCGTGGCGATGCTGATCATCCCCGGAGCCACCGCGTACCTGCTCACCGACCGGTTCGGGCGGATGCTGGTGATCGCCCCGGTGATGTCGGTCCTCTGCTCGGTGGTGGGGATCTACCTCAGCTACTGGCTCGACGCGGCGTCCGGCGGGCTCGTGGTCGTGGCGCAGGGGGTCGCGTTCACGCTGGTCTACCTGTTCGCGCCGCGCCACGGGCTGCTGGGGAAGCGGCTGGCCGCGGGACGACGGCGGGTCGGGGCGCGCCCAGGAGCGGTCTGA
- a CDS encoding metal ABC transporter ATP-binding protein — MTATTTATIQVDDVVVRYGEVLALDGVTLRVRPGLVTGLIGMNGSGKSTLFKTIMGMVRPDQGSVLLDGGDPAAARKRGLVGYVPQSEDVDWAFPVSVRDVVMMGRYGRQGPTRRARPADHAAVAEALERVELTGYADRQIGQLSGGQRKRAFVARGIAQDARVLLLDEPFAGVDKRSEATIVRLLRELAGDGRTVLVSTHDLHALPRLADEAALLLHRVLFHGEVSEALRPENLARAFGLDVLGGETA, encoded by the coding sequence GTGACCGCCACGACCACCGCCACGATCCAGGTGGACGACGTCGTCGTCCGCTACGGCGAGGTGCTGGCCCTGGACGGCGTGACCCTGCGGGTCCGGCCGGGCCTCGTGACCGGGCTGATCGGCATGAACGGGTCCGGCAAGTCGACCCTCTTCAAGACGATCATGGGGATGGTCCGCCCCGACCAGGGCAGCGTCCTGCTCGACGGCGGCGATCCCGCGGCGGCGCGCAAGCGGGGCCTGGTCGGGTACGTGCCGCAGAGCGAGGACGTCGACTGGGCCTTTCCCGTCTCGGTGCGCGACGTCGTGATGATGGGGCGCTACGGGCGGCAGGGACCCACCCGCCGCGCCCGCCCGGCCGACCACGCGGCCGTCGCCGAGGCCCTGGAACGGGTGGAGCTGACCGGCTACGCCGACCGGCAGATCGGGCAGCTCTCCGGCGGCCAGCGCAAGCGCGCGTTCGTCGCCCGCGGCATCGCCCAGGACGCGCGCGTGCTGCTCCTGGACGAGCCGTTCGCCGGCGTCGACAAGCGGTCCGAGGCCACAATCGTGCGGCTGCTGCGGGAACTCGCCGGCGACGGGAGGACCGTGCTGGTCTCCACCCACGACCTGCACGCCCTCCCCCGGCTCGCCGACGAGGCCGCGCTGCTGCTGCACCGCGTCCTGTTCCACGGCGAGGTGTCCGAGGCGCTGCGGCCGGAAAACCTCGCCCGCGCGTTCGGCCTCGACGTGCTCGGGGGTGAGACCGCATGA
- a CDS encoding metal ABC transporter substrate-binding protein: MRHIRLLLPLALAAGTLSGCGAAIEGRAADDGRPVVLTTFTVLADIAENVAGEHLRVESITKVGAEIHGYEPTPGDIAKASEADLILDNGLNLEAWFGQFVESVDVPHVVVSDGVEPIDIAADAYAGTPNPHAWMSPVNVQIYVDNMVEAFSELDPEHASDFEAAGTAYQAELQEVQDELVDGLSALPENERALATCEGAFSYLARDAGLTERYIWPVNAEQQATPQQIAGMIEFVEAGDIPAVFCESTVSDKPMRQVVEATGAAFGGTLYVDSLSEADGPVPTYLDLIRYDTRIILDALGGGDA; encoded by the coding sequence ATGCGACACATCCGCCTCCTCCTCCCGCTGGCCCTCGCCGCGGGGACGCTGTCCGGCTGCGGGGCCGCGATCGAGGGCCGGGCGGCCGACGACGGCCGGCCCGTGGTCCTGACGACGTTCACCGTGCTCGCCGACATCGCGGAGAACGTGGCCGGGGAGCATCTCCGGGTGGAGTCGATCACCAAGGTCGGAGCGGAGATCCACGGGTACGAGCCGACGCCGGGCGACATCGCGAAGGCGTCCGAGGCGGACCTGATCCTCGACAACGGGCTGAACCTGGAGGCATGGTTCGGCCAGTTCGTGGAGTCGGTGGACGTGCCCCACGTCGTCGTGTCGGACGGCGTCGAACCGATCGACATCGCGGCCGACGCCTACGCCGGCACACCGAACCCGCACGCGTGGATGAGCCCGGTGAACGTGCAGATCTACGTCGACAACATGGTCGAGGCCTTCAGCGAGCTCGACCCGGAGCACGCGAGCGACTTCGAGGCCGCGGGCACGGCGTACCAGGCCGAGCTGCAGGAGGTGCAGGACGAACTCGTCGACGGGCTGTCCGCGCTGCCCGAGAACGAGCGCGCGCTCGCGACCTGCGAGGGTGCGTTCTCCTACCTGGCCCGCGACGCCGGGCTGACCGAGCGGTACATCTGGCCGGTGAACGCCGAGCAGCAGGCCACCCCGCAGCAGATCGCCGGCATGATCGAGTTCGTCGAGGCCGGCGACATCCCGGCCGTGTTCTGCGAGTCGACCGTCTCCGACAAGCCGATGCGGCAGGTGGTCGAGGCGACCGGCGCCGCCTTCGGCGGAACGCTCTACGTCGACTCCCTCTCCGAGGCCGACGGGCCGGTGCCGACCTACCTCGACCTGATCCGGTACGACACCAGGATCATCCTCGACGCCCTGGGCGGAGGCGACGCGTGA
- a CDS encoding ATP-dependent DNA ligase, giving the protein MLLAEVVDTSEAVAATRSRLAKRAAIAGCLRRGAAGADELEIAVAYLAGAPRQRRTGLGWAALRDLPPPATSATLTLHDVDAALAALSRIAGTGSEAARAAATSALFGAATEREQQFLRALILGELRQGALDSVVVDAVAEAADVPADAVRRAVMLRGATGPVASAALLSPDPLATLAGFSLEVGRPVRPMLAQSAPDVGAALDKLPGDGACVDVKLDGIRIQVHRADDDVRVFTRSLDDITRRVPEIVAAVRALPEVRLVLDGEAMVLGPDGAPRPFQETASRSATELDAVTLTPFFFDVLHAGGRDLIDAPLRERLAVLDRVAGPHTVRRLMRPGRAADAETATLFTEFFDEAIREGQEGVVVKSLDSPYAAGRRGAGWIKVKPRKTLDLVVLAVEWGSGRRQGKLSNIHLGARRPGPDGDDFVMLGKTFKGMTDKMLEWQTERFLELETSREGHVVHVCPEQVVEIAFDGLQRSTRYPGGLALRFARVLRYRDDKTAAEADTIDAVRSLASA; this is encoded by the coding sequence ATGTTGCTCGCCGAGGTCGTCGACACGTCCGAAGCAGTCGCCGCCACACGCTCGCGCCTCGCCAAGCGCGCGGCCATCGCCGGCTGCCTGCGCCGCGGCGCCGCCGGCGCCGACGAGCTGGAGATCGCCGTCGCCTACCTCGCCGGTGCGCCACGGCAACGCCGCACCGGCCTGGGCTGGGCCGCCCTGCGCGACCTCCCGCCGCCCGCCACGTCCGCGACGCTCACGCTGCACGACGTCGACGCCGCACTCGCCGCGCTGTCCAGGATCGCCGGGACAGGATCCGAGGCCGCTCGCGCCGCCGCGACGTCGGCCCTGTTCGGTGCCGCGACCGAGCGCGAGCAGCAGTTCCTGCGCGCCCTGATCCTCGGCGAGCTGCGGCAAGGCGCGCTCGACTCGGTGGTCGTGGACGCCGTCGCCGAGGCTGCGGACGTCCCCGCCGACGCCGTCCGCCGCGCCGTCATGCTGCGTGGCGCCACCGGGCCGGTCGCGAGCGCCGCGCTCCTCTCCCCCGACCCGCTCGCGACCCTCGCCGGCTTCTCCCTGGAGGTGGGCCGACCGGTGCGGCCCATGCTCGCCCAGTCGGCGCCCGACGTCGGCGCCGCGCTCGACAAGCTGCCCGGGGACGGCGCCTGTGTGGACGTCAAGCTCGACGGAATCCGCATCCAGGTGCACCGGGCCGACGACGACGTCCGCGTGTTCACCAGGTCCCTGGACGACATCACGCGCCGCGTGCCGGAGATCGTCGCCGCTGTGCGGGCACTCCCGGAAGTGCGACTCGTCCTGGACGGCGAGGCGATGGTGCTGGGGCCCGACGGCGCCCCACGGCCGTTCCAGGAGACCGCGTCGCGGTCCGCGACCGAACTCGACGCCGTCACCCTCACCCCGTTCTTCTTCGACGTGCTCCACGCGGGCGGCCGCGACCTGATCGACGCCCCGCTGCGCGAGCGGCTCGCCGTGCTCGACCGGGTCGCAGGCCCGCACACGGTCCGCCGCCTGATGCGGCCCGGCAGAGCGGCCGATGCCGAGACCGCCACGCTCTTCACGGAGTTCTTCGACGAAGCGATCCGCGAGGGCCAGGAGGGCGTCGTCGTGAAGTCGCTCGACTCCCCCTATGCGGCGGGCCGGCGCGGCGCGGGCTGGATCAAGGTGAAGCCGCGCAAGACCCTCGATCTGGTGGTCCTCGCCGTCGAATGGGGCTCAGGGCGACGACAGGGCAAGCTCTCCAACATCCACCTGGGCGCCCGCCGGCCCGGCCCGGACGGCGACGACTTCGTGATGCTGGGCAAGACCTTCAAGGGAATGACGGACAAGATGCTCGAGTGGCAGACGGAACGGTTCCTCGAGCTCGAGACCTCCCGCGAGGGGCACGTGGTGCACGTCTGCCCGGAGCAGGTCGTGGAGATCGCCTTCGACGGCCTCCAGCGCTCCACCCGCTACCCCGGCGGCCTCGCCCTCCGCTTCGCCCGCGTGCTCCGCTACCGCGACGACAAGACCGCCGCCGAGGCCGACACGATCGACGCGGTGCGCTCGCTCGCGTCGGCCTGA